In Streptomyces sp. NBC_01231, the sequence AGGCCCTGGAGGAAGTCCGAGAGTACGGTGTGCAGGGTTTCAGGCTGTTCCAGGTGCAGGTCGTGGCTGGTGCCTGGGATGCTCATGGCCATGGTGGCGGGTCGCTGCCGGAGCATGTCGTCGGCTTCCTGCGCATGGATGAAGCTTGATTGGGCGAGGACGACCAGGGTGGGGCACGCGACCTGCCCCCACTCGTGCCGGAAGGAATACCGGGCGTTCTCCGCCAGTGAACGGACCATCACGTCGCGGTCGAAGCGAGGCCACCATCCGCCCTCGCGTTCCTCCAGTCCGGCCGCCCAGCCCGCGCCGACCGGTCCCCCGCCGAGGAACCCGGCTGCCTCTTCGCGTGAGGGGAACGGTGTCGGCCACGAGTCGAGCCAACCACCTATGTCCACAGGGCCGTTGGGGTTCGGACCGCCCGGGCCGGCCTCGATGAGCACGAGCGCGCGGATGAGGTCGGGATGTGCAGCGGCGGTGAGCATGGCCGTGTGCCCGCCCAGCGATTGACCGACCAGGACAGGCCGCCGCAGGGTCAGTTGCTCGGCAACGGCGATGACGTCGGCGACGTAGGCGGCGCGGGAGACGTCCTGCGGGCGGCGCTCGCTGGCTCCGTGCCCGCGCTGGTCCACCGCGACCACCCGATACTGAGAGCTCAAGTACCGTGCCAACGCGTCCCATTCACCCGCATGACCGGCCAGGCCGTGCAGCAGGACAACGGACTGTCCCGGCCCGCCCCAGTCCTGGCAGACAAGCCGGACGCCGTCGCGCACCACCACGTGTTCGGACCATGCCACGTTGGGACCTCCAGAGAGATCGGCCGGCGTCCTCACCCGTCATCGTCTGCCAGGAACCCCGCTGCCACCACAGGCACCATGGTGTCCGGCTCACACCTCAACGAGTCTCTCGAAGAAGAACTCGTGCTTGAGGAACGACGTCTCGTGTTCCGCCCCCGGGTACGGCGGAACGAGCTGGGCGGCCTGGATGAGACGCCAGCCATCCTCCAGCGCGGCGACGCCCGTCTCGTACGGTGGCTCATCGCTGTCCCCGGTGGTGGGCCGGGTCGCGCCGGTTCCGTCGTAGCGGGCCCATCCGATGACCGGGGAGTCCAGAGCGGACGTGCCCAGGTACAGGACGAGAACCTGCTGTCGCACGGTGTTCGAACTGGTCACGCGTTGCTCCTCTGCGCAGGTCGGTTGGCGATTCGGGTGGCCCAGTACGCGATGTCGAAGTCGGGGTCGGCGGACAGCGAGCGCCAGATCCTGATCCGGTTGTGGATCTCCAGACGGCCGGTGGCCGGTTCGTACCAGGGGAAGGTGCGTCCCAACTCCTCACGCACAGCTGGGTCGTTCAGGTCCGCCGTGTCCCAGAGCCGCACCTGCGGCACGGTCGGGTTGAAACGGATCTTGTACATGTGGCGGATTGTGTCGCTGTCGTTGCGCCGCCCGCCGTGCCAGATGCCGTGGTGCAACAGGACGACCGTACCGGCAGGGCAGGTCAGCCGGGTCTGGCCGCGCAGGTTCTGGTAGCGGCCGGTGTCGGACTCGTTGGTCCGGCGCAGATGACTGCCCGGAACGATGAGGGTGCCGCCCATGTCCGCGGTGACCTCCTGCGGGTAGTACATGAGCTGCACGTCGAAGGCGTCGGTCCGCAGGTCGATGAGGGCGTCGGCGTGCAGCGGCTGCGCGCTGCCCTCGCGCGGTTCACGGGTGTGCACGAAGTGGTGGTCGACGGTCGGGTTCGCGCCCACCAGGCTCTCCACCGCGCCCGCGACGGCGGGGAGTTCGACGAGCCGTCTGGCGAAGGACCCCTCGGGGAACGCCTCGGGCACAGGAGTGCCGTACGGCACGGAGGGCAGCCCCGGGGCGAAGACACCGAGCGCTTCCTCATTGAGATCCCGGGGCACGATGCCGTCCAGGCGCAGGAATCCTTGGGCCACGAACCGAGCCACCTGGGCAGAACTCAGCAGTTGTCGTGTGGTTGGCATACGGCAACCGTAGAAAGAGATGGCCCGGAAGTCGTGGGCCGTAAACAGCAAGCACTGGTAATTTTCCACCATGACGCACTCCGTCGAGCTCGCTCTCGACCTGCCTCCGCAGGTGGAGAACGCGGGCGTGGGCGTACACGGGTACGCCGGCCCT encodes:
- a CDS encoding alpha/beta hydrolase; this translates as MAWSEHVVVRDGVRLVCQDWGGPGQSVVLLHGLAGHAGEWDALARYLSSQYRVVAVDQRGHGASERRPQDVSRAAYVADVIAVAEQLTLRRPVLVGQSLGGHTAMLTAAAHPDLIRALVLIEAGPGGPNPNGPVDIGGWLDSWPTPFPSREEAAGFLGGGPVGAGWAAGLEEREGGWWPRFDRDVMVRSLAENARYSFRHEWGQVACPTLVVLAQSSFIHAQEADDMLRQRPATMAMSIPGTSHDLHLEQPETLHTVLSDFLQGLA
- a CDS encoding phytanoyl-CoA dioxygenase family protein, translating into MPTTRQLLSSAQVARFVAQGFLRLDGIVPRDLNEEALGVFAPGLPSVPYGTPVPEAFPEGSFARRLVELPAVAGAVESLVGANPTVDHHFVHTREPREGSAQPLHADALIDLRTDAFDVQLMYYPQEVTADMGGTLIVPGSHLRRTNESDTGRYQNLRGQTRLTCPAGTVVLLHHGIWHGGRRNDSDTIRHMYKIRFNPTVPQVRLWDTADLNDPAVREELGRTFPWYEPATGRLEIHNRIRIWRSLSADPDFDIAYWATRIANRPAQRSNA